ACCACGAGCAGCAGCACCAGGAGCTGCTGCTCATGGACATCAAGCACGTGCTCTCGCTCAACCCCCTCCAACCGGTGTACGCCGGACGGCCCAGCGCGACCTGTGCGACCGACACCCTGGGGTGGGTCGACGTCGAGGGCGGCCTGGTCGAGATCGGTCACCGCGGCGACGGGTTCTCCTTCGACAACGAGCTGCCGCCGCACCGCACCTGGCTCGAGCCCTACCGGCTGGCCGACCGGCTGGTGACCAACGGGGAGTGGCTGGAGTTCATGACCGACGGCGGCTACCGCCGGGCCGACCTCTGGCTGTCCGACGGCTGGGGCAAGGTCAACGGCGAGGGCTGGTCCGCGCCGTTCTACTGGTCGGAGCAGAACGGCACCTGGTTCGAGCACACCCTCAACGGCACGTGGCCGGTGAACCCCGGCCTGCCGGTGGGCCACGTCAGCTACTACGAGGCCGACGCGTTCGCCACCTGGGCCGGCAAGCGGCTCCCGACCGAGGCCGAGTGGGAGCACGCCGTCCGCGAGGACGGGCAGGACCAGGCCGTCGTCGGCAACCTCGCCGACACCACCACGTTCCACCCCCGAGCGGCGGCGTCGGCACCCGACGCAGCCGCGGGCCCCGGCGCCGGACGGCTCCGGCAGGTCCACGGGGACTGCTGGGAGTGGACCTCGTCGGCCTACCTCCCCTACCCAGGCTTCCACCCCGCCGAGGGGGCCATCGGGGAGTACAACGGAAAGTTCATGAGCAACCAGATGGTGCTCCGTGGGGGCTGCGCCCTCACCCCGCCGGGCCACGCCCGTGCGACGTACCGCAACTTCTTCCCGCCGCCCGCCCGCTGGGCGCTGTCGGGCGTCCGCCTGGCCGACGGCGGCACGCCGAGCCGAGCGGCCCGATGAGCGCCGTGCTGCCACCGGTCGTGTCGGTGCACCTGCCCAGCGACTGGGCCGCCAGCGGCCTGGTCGACGACGTCCGTCGCGGCCTCGGGTCACGCCCGCTGCGGCTCCCGCCCAAGTGGTTGTACGACGACGAGGGCTCGCGCCTGTTCGACGAGATCACGCGCCTCGAGGAGTACTACCCCACCGAGGCGGAGCGCGCGATCCTCCGGCTCCACGCCGACGCGATCGTCGCCGCCAGCGACGCCACCACGCTCGTCGAGCTCGGCAGCGGCACGAGCGACAAGACCCGGCTCCTGCTCGACGCCTTCACCCGGGCCGGCCGGCTGCGCACCTTCGTGCCCGTCGACGTCTCGGAGCAGACGCTGCGCGACGCCGCCGACGAGGTCGCCGCGGAGTACCCCGGCGTCCGGGTCGAGGCGCTCGTCGGCGACTTCACGCTCCACCTCGGGCACCTCCCGACCGGCGGCCCGAAGATGGTCGCCTTCCTCGGCGGCACGATCGGCAACCTCTACGTCGAGGAGCGGGCGGCGTTCCTCGGGGCGCTCGCCGACTCGTTGGAGGCCGGTGACTGGCTGCTGCTCGGCACCGACCTGGTCAAGAGCACGGACCGCCTGGTCGCGGCGTACGACGACGCCTCCGGGGTCACCGAGGCGTTCGTGACCAACTGCCTGCACGTGCTCAACCGGGAGCTCGGCGCCGACTTCGACGTCGAGGCGTTCACCTACGTCGCGTTCTGGGACCCGGCGATGGAGCGGATGGACCTGCGGCTGCGCGCGGACATGCCCCAGACGGTCACGGTTCCCGGCGCCGACCTCACCGTGGACCTCGCCGGCGGCGAGGAGATCCGGGTCGAGATCTCGACGAAGTTCCGCCCCGGGACGCTGCGTTCCGAGCTCGGCGAGGCGGGCTTCGAGGTGGTCGAGATCTTCACCGACCCGCCCGGCGACTTCGCGCTCACCCTCGCCCGGCTGACCTGAAGGGCCCCCTCGGTGGTCGAGCTCGACCACCGCATGGGTCACCGGGTCTCGACAACGGTCGCTGCGCGACCTGCTCCTCGGATCGAGCTCGTCGAGATCGACCAGCGGTCAGTCGGCCCGGCGGCGGGCCTCGTCGGCGACGTCCTGGTGCGGGCGGCGGCCGAGGCGGCCGAAGGGGTCGATGGGGCCGAGGTCGGTCGGCTTGTGCTCCTCGACCCAGTGGTCGATGTCCTCCCACCAGCGGTAGAGCCAGTCGATCTGCGCGTCGCGGCCCGACGGGATCTCCTCGCGCGGCACCCGCCACCAGCGGGTGGTGATCTCCTTGTCCATCGGCAGCTCGCGCCACACGTCCCCGACCGTCAGCACGTGGTCGAGGCCGGTGTGGGCCACGAGCAGCACGTCCGTGTCGGGCGAGGCCTCGAGCGCCGCCAGGAAGCCACCCGGTCGCGGGGCCAGCACGTTGCGCATCCCCTCCGCCCGGTCGGCCATGTGGTGGAAGCCGCGCTCACGGAGCTTCGCGATGGCGCGCTCACGGCGCTTGGGGGTGAAGTTGCCGCCCTCCGGGAAGATCACGAAGGCGTCGTCGTCGTCGAGGTCGGTGGCGAGGTGAGCGATGTGCTCCTCGACGTCGTCGCCGGGACCACCGGAGATGAAGCGGTTGGGGATGCGGTTGAGCAGCGTGTCGACCATCGGGTCCCAGGCGAGGGTGTCCTTGAGGACGACGCGGGGCTCACGGTCGTACCAGTGCATCAGGGCGTACATCAGCACCAGCGAGTCACCGGGACCGGCGTGCCGCGAGCACACGAGCAGCGGCGAGCCGGGATGCGCGTCCGGGGCGGGGCCCTGGGTGGTGATCTTGAGCCGCAGCACCCGTCGCGCCTCGCGGAAGAGCGTGACGAGGTACCACCGCGCCAGCAGGTAGTGCCGTCGCTCGAACCACGGGGCGCGGATCCTCCAGCCGCACCCGGACATCAGCCAGAGCACGAGCAGCGCGAGCAGCACCGTGGTCTCGAGCACGAGCTGCACGGTCGCGATCCACAGCAGCCGGATCGGGCGCCACCGGCCCTGGCTGAACGGCGAGACGACGGCGGCCACCAGCAGCGAGACCGGCAGCAGGGCCAGGAACACGACGGTGAGCGCGACCACGAGCGCGGCGCCGACGGTGCGTCGCACCAGGCGGAACCACCACGAGGCCGTCACGGACCCCAGACCCGTCACAGCTCTGCCTCCAGGTAGGCGCGCGAGGCGTCGTACGCCCGGTCGATGCGGTCCCGCACCGCGGAGAAGCTGCGGTAGGCCAGCAGCGCGTCGTCACGGGCCGAGCCGCCACCGGTGGGCAGGACGTACGCCGTGACGCCGTCGGGGAGCTCGGCCATCTCGCGGTGGAACCGGTGGCGCCGGGCGATCTCGAAGGACACCCGCGCCACCTCCCACGGACGTCGTGGGTTCGTCAGCGGCCGCTCGATCCGGCCGACCTGGAGCACGAACACGCGGTCCGCGCCCTGCTGCACCGCTCGGGCCACCGGGATCGAGTTCACGATGCCGCCGTCGAGGTAGTGCTCGGAGCCGACGCGGGCGGGGGCCAGCAGGCCCGGGACGGCGGCGGAGGCGACCACCGCGTCGACCACCCGGCCGGAGGTGAACCAGTGCTCGGCCGCCCGCTCGATGCTGGCGGCGCAGCACTGGAACGGGATCGCGAGGTCGTCGAAGGTGCGGTCCCCGAGCTCGGCGTGGATGCGGCGGCGCAGGGGCTCGCTGGAGTGCAGGTGGGTCCCGGTGCGGACGGCCCGGCGCACCTGGCGGATGACGCCGTCGGAGTAGATCTCTCCCCCGGCCGCAGTCTGCCACAGCTCCACGAGCCGCTCGACGACCTCCGGGCCGGGGTAGGCGGCGACCATCGATCCGTTGAGGGCGCCCACGCTGGTGCCGAGGATGACGTCGGGCCAGACGTCGGCCTCGATGAGGGCGCGCAGCATGCCGACCTCGGCGGCGCCCAGCACCCCGCCGCCTCCGAGCACGAACGCCGTCGTCCCCGTCATGGGCCCCACGCTAGTGGGCGGGGCCTCAGCCGCCGAACGCGTGGGTGGCGGTGGCCCCGCCGTCGGCGACGAACTCGGCGCCGGTGGAGAACGAGCTCTCCTCGCTGGCGAGGAAGACGTACATCGGCGCGATGGTCTCGGGCGTGCCCACACGCCGCAGGGCGACCCGCTTGGCGGCCCAGGCCATGCCCTCGTCGCCGGCCATGCTGCGCGTCATGTTGGTGTCGACCATGCCGGGGTGGACCGAGTTGACCCGGATGTTGGAGGGCCCCAGCTCCATGGCCGCGGCCTTCGTCATGCCGCGCACGGCGAACTTCGTGCCGGTGTAGGCGACCAGCGACGGCATCCCGCCGAGGCCCTCCACGGAGGAGCAGTTGACGATGGAGCCGCCACCGGCGGTCTTCATCACCGGGGCCACGGTCTTCATGCCGAGGAAGCAGCCGACCATGTTGACGCTGATCAGCCGCTGGAACTCCGCCAGCTCCATGGTGGGCAGCTCGGCGAAGGTCAGCACCCCGGCGTTGTTGACGAGCACGGTGACCGGGCCGAAGGCGCGCACGGTCTCCTCGACGACCGCCTTCCAGCTGTCCTCGTCGGAGACGTCGTGGTGGACGTAGATCGCGTCGGGGCCGAGCTCGTCGGCCAGCGCCTTGCCCAGGTCGTCGGCGATGTCGGCCAGCGCCACCTTCGCACCCTCGGCGACGTAGGCGCGCGCGATGGCCGCCCCCTGCCCCTGCGCCGCCCCGGTGACGATCGCGACCTTGCCTGCCAGTCGACCCATGTGCTCAGACCTCCAGTTTCATGACGCTGTCCGCGGCGAAGCAGACCGCGGGGTCGCGGTCCTCGAAGTAGCTCCCGACCTGCGTGTCGAGGTCGGCCAGGTCCCAGGTCGCGCCGGCGGCGTCGAACCGCTGCTCCACGACCGGCGCCGCCAGCAGGGCCACCATCCCGCCGTACACGACGAAGACCTGGCCGTTGATGCGCGCCGCCGCCGGCGAGGCGAGGTAGGCCACCAGCGGCGCGACGTGCGCCGGCGACAGCGGGTCCACCTCCGCGCCCGACTCGTCGGCGCCGAAGACCCCGGCCGTCATGGCGGTGCGCGCCCGCGGGCAGATGGCGTTGGCGGTGACACCCATGCGGCCCAGGCCCCGGGCCTCCGAGAGCGTCAGCGCGGTGATGCCGGCCTTGGCGGCGGCGTAGTTCGGCTGGCCCGGGGAGCCGGACAGGAAGGCCTCCGACGAGGTGTTGACGATGCGGCCGTGGACCGGCTCGCCGGTCGACTTCGCCAGGCCCCGCCAGTACGCCGCTGCGTTGCGCGAGAGCAGGAAGTGGCCGCGCAGGTGGATGCGCAGCACCGTGTCCCACTCCTCGTCGGCCATGTTGAACAGCATCCGGTCGCGCGTGACCCCGGCGTTGTTGACCACGACGTCGAGGCGACCCAGGTCGTCGACCGTGGCCGCCATCAGGGCGTCCGCCGTCGACCGCTCCCCCACGTCGCCGGGCACCACCCGGGCCTCCGCCCCGGTCGCGCGGATGGCCTCGGCGGCCTCGTCGGCGGCACCGGGCAGGTCGTTGAGCACGACCGTCGCCCCCGCGGCGGCCAGGGCCTCGGCCTCGGCCCGCCCCAGGCCCGCGCCGGCACCGGTCACCACCGCGACCCGGCCGTCGAGCCTCGTCCCCCCGTCCTGCGCCATCGTCCCGGTCACTCCACGATCGACAGCGCGGCCCGCGGGCAGGCCGCCACGGCCTGGCGCACCTGCTGCTCGTTGTCCGGCCTCACCTCGTCGTCGAGGACCTGCAGGTAGTCGTCGTCGTCGAGCTCGAACGTGTCCGGGGCGAGCGCCGTGCAGAGCGCGTTGGCCTCGCACAGGTCGAAATCGGCCTTGACCTTCATCGGGTTCCTCCTCCGGGGAGCTGCTGCATCTTGCTGTGGTCCCAGCTGGCTGTTCTTGTCGGGGTGACAACGATGGCGACGCGTTTGCGCACCTGCGCCTCGACGATGTCGCGGCCCAGGTCACCGAGGTCCTCGCCGCCGGCCATGGCGGTGACGACGGCGCTGCCGATCTCACGGATGCGTTCCTGGTCGCGGACGATCTCGGCCGTGCCCTGGATCGAGACGCCGGCGAGCTCGCCGTACTCCTCGCCGGTCTCGACGAGGCAGGTGAGGCGGTCGTCGCGCTCGAGGTTCTTGACCTTCTGCGAGGTGGCGTAGGTCCAGAACGCGATGCGTCCCTCGTGGACGACGTAGAACAGCGTCGTCAGGTGGGGCCACCCGTGGGGGCCGTTGCTGGCGACCTGCACCTTGATCGAGCGGGTGAGGTAGGCCGCGACCTCGTCGTCGCTCATGGCGACGGCCGAGCGACCGGCGGCGCGGGGCGGTGTCGCGTCGGGCACCGCTCAGCCCTCCGAGGAGTGGCCGGGGAACAGGTGGGCGTCCGGGTCGAGCACGACGGCGGCGTTGTTGACCGCGGTCGCGGCCTCGCCGAAGCCGACGGCGATGAGCCGCACCTTGCCGGGGTAGTCGGTGATGTCGCCGGCGGCGAAGACCCGCGGCAGGTTCGTCCGGGTGGCGGAGTCGACGACGATGTGGCGCTTGTTGACCTCCAGGCCCCACTCCTGGATGGGTCCGAGGTCGGCGACGAAGCCGAGCGCGGCGACGACGGCCTGGCAGGGCAGGGTGCGGGTCTCGTGCGTCTTCACGTCCTCGACCTCGACGCTCTCCAGCGCGCCGTCGCCGACCAGGCGCGTGACGTTCGCGTTGGTCAGGATGCGGGTGTCGCTCGCCTCGACCTTGGTGACCGTGGCCTGGTGGGCCCGGAACTTCTCCCGCCGGTGCACCAGCGTGACGGACGCGGCCACCGACTGCAGCGCGAGGGCCCAGTCGAAGGCGCTGTCGCCGCCGCCGACGATGACGACGTCCTTGCCGGCGTACTCGGCGAACGACGGCACGAAGAAGGCGACCCCGCCGTGGGTCCAGCCCTCTGCTGCGGGCAGCGGCCGGGGCGTGAACTTGCCGATGCCGGCGGTGATGATGACTGCGCCGGCGACCACCGTGGTGCCGTCGTCGAGACCGATGCGCACCTGGCCCGCGGCCTCGTCCGGCTCGAGCGTCGCGGCCGTGCGGTCGAGGAGGTACGTCGGCTTGGCCGTCGCGGCCTGCTCGACGAGACCCTCGACGAGGGCCTTGCCCTTGACGACCGGGAAGCCGGCGACGTCGAGGATGTCCTTCTCCGGGTACATCGCCGTGATCTGGCCGCCGAGCTCCGGCAGCGAGTCGACCACGGCGACCGAGAGGCCGCGGAAGCCTGCGTAGTAGGCGGTGTAGAGGCCGACCGGGCCGGCGCCCACGATCAGCACGTCGACGACGTGGTGCCCGATGTCGTTGCCGACTGCCTCGGTCATCGCTGCCTCCTCACCGGTCCGCAGCGGCCGGTAACCTAGAACGTGTTCTACTTTAGCCGAGTGGGCCGCTTCTTCCTACCACGGGGTGCCGGTCGTCGGGCCGGACGCGACGCACCCGGGGCGGCGATCAGGCGAACCGGGCGACCAGCGCCTCGCCGAGCTCCCGCCCGGACAGGAAGGCGCTCTCCACCTTGGCGGTCGCCGACCACGCGTCGCCGCAGACACCGAGGCCGTCGTCGAGCAGGAAGGTGCGCTCCCTGCTGCCGGTCGGCTTGGCGAAGGTCCACCGGTTCACCTCGGTGTGCCGGGGCTCGTCGAGGTCCAGGACCGCGCGGAGCTCGGCCACCAGCGCCGGCCCGGCCGCGGCGGGGTCCTCGAGGTGGCCCCGGGCCAGGTCGGGGGTGGAGTGGGCGACGAGCACCGGGGCTCCGTCGCCGCGACGGCGTCCGTCGTCGGCGACCCAGCCGAGGACGTCGCTGCCGTTGACGAACGCGCCGTCGAGGTCCCACGTGCGCTCGTCCCAGACCGCCGTCAGCGCCAGGATCGGCTCGAAGGGGTCGTCGAGCTGCTCCGCGACGTCGGCGAGACCCGGTCCGAGGAGCCGTCGGGCCTGCGGGTCGGGCATGGCCAGCACCACCGCGGGGGCGGAGACGTCGTCCACCCGGAGCCCGCCGTCGACGCGGTCCACCCGCGTCACGGTGGCCGTCCGGACCTTGAGCCCCGCCGCCTCGTGCTCGACCAGCGAGCGCAGCCCCTGCGGGGCGCCCCACCGCAGCGGGCCCGGCTTCGGCTGCCAGGCGCCGTCCTCGTCGCGGGCGTCGAAGGTGTCCGTCCACGGCCGGGCCAGCCCCGCGTCACGCCACCGGTCGACGACGGCCGCGAAGCGGTCGTCGGCGACGGTGAGGTACGACGCGCCGAGGTCGACCCGCCGACCCTCGACGAGCCGGCTCGCCATCCGGCCCCCGGGCTTCCGGCTGCGCTCGAGCACCGTCACCGGCAGCCCGGCGGCCGCCACGGCGCGGGCACAGGTCACCCCGGACAGTCCGGCTCCCACCACGACGATCGGCTCCACGTCACTCCTCGCTCGTTCCCCGGGCTCCCGGGGCGGGAGCCGGGTCCAGCCTGTCAGGCGGTCGGGAAGGTGATGTCGTCGATGAGCCACTCACCGTCGCCGTCGCGCACGACGGTGACGTTGGCGCGGTCCTGCAGGATCCGTTGCCGCGGCGAGTCCGCCGTGTACGTCGTGCGGTTGAGGAAGACCAGCGTCTCCACCTCGTCCGGCGTCTCGGAGACGACCGAGACGGCCACCACGGTCGCCTCCTGGGTCCGCTCCTGCTCGAGCGCCCGGTCCCGGATGGTCTCCACGGTGGGGAGGTACTCCTCGGCGAAGGAGTCGGTCATCAGCGCCGACGCCG
This DNA window, taken from Nocardioides sp. HDW12B, encodes the following:
- the egtB gene encoding ergothioneine biosynthesis protein EgtB; this encodes MTSTISRPPSAPDASWDADALRTRFDEVRGHTEALAAPLSPEDQTVQSMADVSPTKWHRAHVTWFFETFLLAEQEPDFAPFEDRYWFLFNSYYEALGPRYARAQRGAVSRPGAHDVGLYRGNVDDRVRDLLARADGGTVERIAATVELGFHHEQQHQELLLMDIKHVLSLNPLQPVYAGRPSATCATDTLGWVDVEGGLVEIGHRGDGFSFDNELPPHRTWLEPYRLADRLVTNGEWLEFMTDGGYRRADLWLSDGWGKVNGEGWSAPFYWSEQNGTWFEHTLNGTWPVNPGLPVGHVSYYEADAFATWAGKRLPTEAEWEHAVREDGQDQAVVGNLADTTTFHPRAAASAPDAAAGPGAGRLRQVHGDCWEWTSSAYLPYPGFHPAEGAIGEYNGKFMSNQMVLRGGCALTPPGHARATYRNFFPPPARWALSGVRLADGGTPSRAAR
- the egtD gene encoding L-histidine N(alpha)-methyltransferase — translated: MSAVLPPVVSVHLPSDWAASGLVDDVRRGLGSRPLRLPPKWLYDDEGSRLFDEITRLEEYYPTEAERAILRLHADAIVAASDATTLVELGSGTSDKTRLLLDAFTRAGRLRTFVPVDVSEQTLRDAADEVAAEYPGVRVEALVGDFTLHLGHLPTGGPKMVAFLGGTIGNLYVEERAAFLGALADSLEAGDWLLLGTDLVKSTDRLVAAYDDASGVTEAFVTNCLHVLNRELGADFDVEAFTYVAFWDPAMERMDLRLRADMPQTVTVPGADLTVDLAGGEEIRVEISTKFRPGTLRSELGEAGFEVVEIFTDPPGDFALTLARLT
- a CDS encoding 1-acyl-sn-glycerol-3-phosphate acyltransferase: MTASWWFRLVRRTVGAALVVALTVVFLALLPVSLLVAAVVSPFSQGRWRPIRLLWIATVQLVLETTVLLALLVLWLMSGCGWRIRAPWFERRHYLLARWYLVTLFREARRVLRLKITTQGPAPDAHPGSPLLVCSRHAGPGDSLVLMYALMHWYDREPRVVLKDTLAWDPMVDTLLNRIPNRFISGGPGDDVEEHIAHLATDLDDDDAFVIFPEGGNFTPKRRERAIAKLRERGFHHMADRAEGMRNVLAPRPGGFLAALEASPDTDVLLVAHTGLDHVLTVGDVWRELPMDKEITTRWWRVPREEIPSGRDAQIDWLYRWWEDIDHWVEEHKPTDLGPIDPFGRLGRRPHQDVADEARRRAD
- a CDS encoding patatin-like phospholipase family protein, coding for MTGTTAFVLGGGGVLGAAEVGMLRALIEADVWPDVILGTSVGALNGSMVAAYPGPEVVERLVELWQTAAGGEIYSDGVIRQVRRAVRTGTHLHSSEPLRRRIHAELGDRTFDDLAIPFQCCAASIERAAEHWFTSGRVVDAVVASAAVPGLLAPARVGSEHYLDGGIVNSIPVARAVQQGADRVFVLQVGRIERPLTNPRRPWEVARVSFEIARRHRFHREMAELPDGVTAYVLPTGGGSARDDALLAYRSFSAVRDRIDRAYDASRAYLEAEL
- a CDS encoding glucose 1-dehydrogenase, giving the protein MGRLAGKVAIVTGAAQGQGAAIARAYVAEGAKVALADIADDLGKALADELGPDAIYVHHDVSDEDSWKAVVEETVRAFGPVTVLVNNAGVLTFAELPTMELAEFQRLISVNMVGCFLGMKTVAPVMKTAGGGSIVNCSSVEGLGGMPSLVAYTGTKFAVRGMTKAAAMELGPSNIRVNSVHPGMVDTNMTRSMAGDEGMAWAAKRVALRRVGTPETIAPMYVFLASEESSFSTGAEFVADGGATATHAFGG
- a CDS encoding 3-oxoacyl-ACP reductase; translated protein: MTGTMAQDGGTRLDGRVAVVTGAGAGLGRAEAEALAAAGATVVLNDLPGAADEAAEAIRATGAEARVVPGDVGERSTADALMAATVDDLGRLDVVVNNAGVTRDRMLFNMADEEWDTVLRIHLRGHFLLSRNAAAYWRGLAKSTGEPVHGRIVNTSSEAFLSGSPGQPNYAAAKAGITALTLSEARGLGRMGVTANAICPRARTAMTAGVFGADESGAEVDPLSPAHVAPLVAYLASPAAARINGQVFVVYGGMVALLAAPVVEQRFDAAGATWDLADLDTQVGSYFEDRDPAVCFAADSVMKLEV
- a CDS encoding ferredoxin, whose amino-acid sequence is MKVKADFDLCEANALCTALAPDTFELDDDDYLQVLDDEVRPDNEQQVRQAVAACPRAALSIVE
- a CDS encoding pyridoxamine 5'-phosphate oxidase family protein, which encodes MPDATPPRAAGRSAVAMSDDEVAAYLTRSIKVQVASNGPHGWPHLTTLFYVVHEGRIAFWTYATSQKVKNLERDDRLTCLVETGEEYGELAGVSIQGTAEIVRDQERIREIGSAVVTAMAGGEDLGDLGRDIVEAQVRKRVAIVVTPTRTASWDHSKMQQLPGGGTR
- a CDS encoding NAD(P)/FAD-dependent oxidoreductase, which gives rise to MTEAVGNDIGHHVVDVLIVGAGPVGLYTAYYAGFRGLSVAVVDSLPELGGQITAMYPEKDILDVAGFPVVKGKALVEGLVEQAATAKPTYLLDRTAATLEPDEAAGQVRIGLDDGTTVVAGAVIITAGIGKFTPRPLPAAEGWTHGGVAFFVPSFAEYAGKDVVIVGGGDSAFDWALALQSVAASVTLVHRREKFRAHQATVTKVEASDTRILTNANVTRLVGDGALESVEVEDVKTHETRTLPCQAVVAALGFVADLGPIQEWGLEVNKRHIVVDSATRTNLPRVFAAGDITDYPGKVRLIAVGFGEAATAVNNAAVVLDPDAHLFPGHSSEG
- a CDS encoding FAD-dependent oxidoreductase, producing MEPIVVVGAGLSGVTCARAVAAAGLPVTVLERSRKPGGRMASRLVEGRRVDLGASYLTVADDRFAAVVDRWRDAGLARPWTDTFDARDEDGAWQPKPGPLRWGAPQGLRSLVEHEAAGLKVRTATVTRVDRVDGGLRVDDVSAPAVVLAMPDPQARRLLGPGLADVAEQLDDPFEPILALTAVWDERTWDLDGAFVNGSDVLGWVADDGRRRGDGAPVLVAHSTPDLARGHLEDPAAAGPALVAELRAVLDLDEPRHTEVNRWTFAKPTGSRERTFLLDDGLGVCGDAWSATAKVESAFLSGRELGEALVARFA